The genomic stretch CCTGAATGTTAGCATTTTTTAAGAAATACAGACTTTTTACGATTGTAATGAGCTGTTTATCAGTAATCATTCTCATCACTTTTTACTTTGCTTTAAAAAAGGAAAGAATGCTTAAGGTATATGAGCCCGAAGATTTTAATTCAGAATTAGTTGATCCTTCTATACAACATGTGAGAAAGTATCATACGATTAAAGATTTTAAACTCGTGAATCAAAATGGTGACACTATTACGCAAGAAACCTACAAAGACAAAATTTATGTAGCCGATTTTTTCTTTACAACCTGTCAAAGTATTTGTCCTGTGATGACAAAAAACATGGCGCTCATTCAAAAAGAAATTTTAGATGATGATGATATTCTGTTATTATCACATTCGGTAACTCCCGAAATTGATTCTGTTGCACAACTAAAACGCTATGCAATTGAAAAAGGTGTGATTGATGCAAAATGGAATTTGGTCACAGGCGATAGAAAACAAATTTACGATTTGGCACGTAAATCATATATGGCTGTAAAATCTGACGGTACAGAAGGTTACGGAATGATTCATACCGAAAATTTTGTATTGATTGATAAAGAAAAGAGAGTTCGCGGAACCTATGATGGCACAAACGATGAAGAGATTCAAGAACTTCTGGGAGACATCAAAATCTTAAAAAAATCTTACAAATAAATTCATTTAAACTTTTTCCAAAAGGAAGTTTTCTAACTAAAATTTTTATCTTAAATTTGCTTCTTTAAATTTAATCTAAATAAACGTAATGTTGACTGTTGCAGAATTAAAAAAGGGAGAAAAAGCAATAATCCTTGATTTTCCTGTCGATACAATTCCGCTGAAACTCATAGAAATGGGTTGTTTGCCCGGAAATGAAGTCATGTTGGTTCAAACCACACTTTTTAATGGTCCTTTATTTTTAATGATTAATGGTAGCAATATTGCAATTAGAAAAGATACTGCAAAGGAAATTCTAATCGAAAAAATAGTATAATCCTATTGGCTAATGAGTGATGCAATGATAAAAGTAGCGTTAATAGGAAATCCAAATACAGGAAAAACTTCGCTTTTTAACCATTTGACAGGATTGAACCAAAAAGTTGGAAATTACCCTGGAATTACGGTTGATAAGAAAACTGGAATTTGCAAACTTTCCAAAACGCAAAAAGCCACTATTTTAGATTTACCAGGAACGTACAGTTTGAACGCT from Kordia antarctica encodes the following:
- a CDS encoding SCO family protein; the protein is MLAFFKKYRLFTIVMSCLSVIILITFYFALKKERMLKVYEPEDFNSELVDPSIQHVRKYHTIKDFKLVNQNGDTITQETYKDKIYVADFFFTTCQSICPVMTKNMALIQKEILDDDDILLLSHSVTPEIDSVAQLKRYAIEKGVIDAKWNLVTGDRKQIYDLARKSYMAVKSDGTEGYGMIHTENFVLIDKEKRVRGTYDGTNDEEIQELLGDIKILKKSYK
- a CDS encoding FeoA family protein yields the protein MLTVAELKKGEKAIILDFPVDTIPLKLIEMGCLPGNEVMLVQTTLFNGPLFLMINGSNIAIRKDTAKEILIEKIV